One Candidatus Marsarchaeota archaeon DNA segment encodes these proteins:
- a CDS encoding NAD-binding protein, producing the protein MAELGNRLEGVPVVYLALLIFVLISAAAATAIVVDKISGGAYPSGYFVETTLFDAVGVDSSSAIFATAGLFSSNFYLLLPLLIADGVIKIAVIGFVIAGVIELMANLNIRARLVSIRVRGMKGGTLVCGYNALADELCAMLAKHSVPFVVVEKDNTISEMVIERGYNVVSGDFTDEATLKEAAIGKAKAAVFSTESDFENLLGIVAAHHLNDRVKIVSRAKDESSVSKMHRAGAALCVVPEVLTGLEIGGRIAKEVG; encoded by the coding sequence ATGGCTGAGCTAGGGAACAGGCTGGAGGGCGTGCCGGTCGTGTACCTTGCGCTTCTCATATTCGTGCTGATCAGCGCAGCGGCTGCCACAGCCATCGTTGTAGACAAGATATCCGGGGGAGCATATCCTTCTGGCTACTTCGTCGAAACCACGCTGTTCGATGCTGTTGGAGTAGATTCGTCAAGCGCGATATTCGCGACGGCTGGGCTGTTCAGCAGCAATTTCTACCTGCTGCTGCCGCTGCTGATAGCGGACGGCGTGATAAAGATAGCAGTCATAGGCTTCGTGATAGCAGGAGTGATAGAGCTCATGGCCAATCTTAATATACGCGCCAGGCTCGTATCAATCAGGGTAAGGGGCATGAAGGGCGGCACTCTGGTATGCGGCTACAACGCATTGGCCGATGAGCTGTGCGCGATGCTGGCAAAGCATTCAGTGCCGTTTGTTGTCGTGGAGAAGGATAACACGATAAGCGAGATGGTGATAGAACGAGGCTACAATGTGGTCAGCGGCGATTTCACCGACGAGGCGACGCTCAAGGAGGCCGCAATAGGCAAGGCCAAAGCTGCAGTCTTCAGCACCGAAAGCGACTTCGAAAACCTGCTTGGCATAGTGGCGGCGCATCATCTCAATGACCGCGTGAAGATAGTATCGAGGGCCAAGGACGAATCGAGCGTTTCCAAGATGCACAGGGCCGGCGCGGCGCTATGCGTCGTGCCTGAGGTGCTCACCGGCCTGGAGATCGGCGGCAGGATAGCCAAAGAGGTTGGGTGA
- a CDS encoding type II secretion system F family protein: protein MFGKKQRIVNVGGQPIALEPKPRKGILGLFGKGKHRQPAAPAPAAPIQTPQQAPAQQPQPKSQTWYDSTKMQVQSPSQTSTPVNVPTPSQVLAPKSASHGLFGRAKPGAARQVRQGRWHTYIESIGSKQTGLEMVLKEQHINESLYSFVQRMVFTSMILAAVIAITVFALFLHIGIREIAAAILGIMLGVAIFYGFLRSFLNFPKRRAVTSAKLIERDILFSARDLIIALRSGMPLFNALISVSTGYGESSKEFSRIVERVQVGMPLEQAIDEALAETKSPSFRRIMLQASVSIKAGADVVAALQSVIDQLSQERVIELRRYGQRLNAIAMFYMLFGIILPSMGVAVLTILTTFIALFTVTPTLLEGALVGIAFLQIVFLQLIRTSRPTFTM, encoded by the coding sequence ATGTTCGGCAAGAAGCAGAGGATAGTTAACGTCGGCGGACAGCCCATCGCCCTCGAGCCTAAGCCCAGGAAGGGCATACTTGGCCTGTTTGGCAAAGGAAAGCATCGGCAACCTGCTGCTCCCGCGCCTGCAGCCCCCATCCAAACGCCGCAGCAGGCTCCAGCACAGCAACCGCAGCCTAAGTCTCAGACGTGGTACGATTCAACGAAAATGCAGGTGCAATCGCCATCACAAACTTCAACTCCAGTAAATGTCCCGACGCCATCGCAGGTGCTCGCGCCGAAATCTGCAAGCCACGGCCTATTCGGGCGCGCCAAGCCAGGCGCCGCGCGCCAGGTCAGGCAGGGGAGGTGGCACACATACATAGAGAGCATAGGCTCCAAACAGACGGGCCTGGAGATGGTGCTGAAGGAGCAGCACATCAACGAGAGCCTCTACTCGTTCGTGCAGCGCATGGTGTTCACCTCGATGATACTTGCTGCAGTAATAGCAATTACTGTCTTCGCGCTCTTCCTCCACATAGGCATCAGGGAGATAGCGGCAGCCATACTCGGCATAATGCTGGGAGTCGCGATATTCTACGGCTTCCTGCGCTCGTTCCTCAACTTCCCCAAGCGCAGGGCTGTGACTAGCGCGAAGCTCATAGAGCGCGACATACTGTTCTCTGCCAGGGACCTGATAATAGCGCTCCGCTCCGGCATGCCCCTATTCAACGCCCTGATATCGGTGAGCACCGGCTACGGCGAGTCAAGCAAGGAGTTCTCCCGCATAGTGGAGCGCGTCCAGGTCGGCATGCCTCTCGAGCAGGCCATAGACGAGGCGCTGGCTGAAACCAAGAGCCCCTCGTTCAGGCGGATCATGCTGCAGGCTTCAGTAAGCATAAAAGCTGGCGCCGATGTAGTTGCAGCGCTGCAGAGCGTAATAGACCAGCTCTCGCAGGAGCGCGTCATAGAATTGCGCAGGTACGGCCAGCGGCTCAACGCAATAGCAATGTTCTACATGCTCTTCGGCATAATACTGCCCAGCATGGGAGTCGCTGTGCTCACAATACTCACGACGTTCATAGCTCTGTTCACTGTCACGCCCACGCTGCTGGAAGGCGCGCTTGTGGGCATAGCTTTCCTGCAGATAGTGTTCCTGCAGCTCATAAGGACATCAAGGCCGACATTCACAATGTGA
- a CDS encoding NAD-binding protein has translation MAQAQDKLEGHVIVCGFGVVGQKVVEVLEEHGIPFVIIEIMPQVVEHIRELDYRVIAGDATASRVLRMASIATAKAIAIVMDNDAKNLFAVLTARDLNKNIFIATRANDAMVREKMLEAGADYIATPQKSASEEIFGEITK, from the coding sequence TTGGCTCAGGCACAGGACAAACTGGAAGGGCATGTCATAGTCTGCGGCTTCGGAGTGGTTGGGCAGAAGGTGGTTGAAGTGCTGGAGGAGCACGGCATACCATTCGTGATAATCGAGATAATGCCGCAGGTAGTAGAGCACATACGCGAGCTCGACTACAGGGTCATAGCAGGCGACGCAACCGCATCGCGCGTGCTGCGCATGGCTTCGATAGCTACAGCGAAAGCGATAGCCATAGTCATGGACAACGATGCGAAGAACCTCTTCGCGGTGCTGACGGCAAGAGACCTCAACAAAAACATATTCATAGCGACGAGGGCCAACGACGCGATGGTGCGGGAGAAGATGCTCGAGGCCGGAGCGGACTACATAGCCACGCCGCAGAAGAGCGCCAGCGAGGAGATATTCGGCGAGATTACAAAGTAA
- a CDS encoding LamG domain-containing protein has translation MALKRRHSLFVGRKGILLTLFTIVLFVLMLSELVTYVVLNINYSNLETQVSSATGTSSIVQNVNASLATFLHSSLSGALAGLTYYESTPSVRKDSFINNTAAALATVMNTGSYNSYSLSSYEGTTLSQYIAMLVKQAAGQGASVSITNGTLSVFQSGAFTIGASYTALLTINQSNTVSSYFIDAQANVSTGFGQYLLAAEQGSYSMLVPGTTSPNATVVGNIYAKAGSTSPYMFAYGTVVYYPGKPNCSSIASGYKNNNFILATPNATNIGQNVCGMAGLVTDTINASTPLVPYLLYANSSIMSYLQGSLSLLLAGQRLALLNTTPLQQAVQSGYAYASPYMPSYLQRSQNDLFGSSSNGFYTFSTLNTKAAQFNGASSYIEAPSNIPANSPFTISAWVFLLQGAGAYPMIVDEQSGQTLFFGVNIGQGYNGLNVWLGSGIQTFNSNPFAKDAWQYVTLTYNGSVAKVYDDGVFLSNTVSTASVGFNGIYIGNGTRGSNSFWDGSIADVQVYNAALQPAQIAQLYHEGISGTPASNSVLTGWWPLGGNATDFSGQSNNGVATNVIYAAPGGYTFDSLSSHVPGIPTSKAAQFNGASSISTPLPSNGVTGTTISAWFSTPIETTGQVIALLGSNGGTNGYGIYTGGTNTGCPAGQFAILESGVRWICTLYPFSTNKLYNTVLVSTASGTSNVIYTLYANGNVAYTSPPESLPVTPTGNLLMGNDTAGRTYNGTLADVQVYNTGLSVAQVSQLYQDGINGGPISNAGLVGWWPLSGNANDYSGKGNNGIPTNVIYSPLPNSPTANLVEGVLNCGSLNQCSNTTLQHLYLNPLPLEHAGRGFMNETTALDMIGAALPDAMSFNGVSDYVGASGNPISGSGAFTLSAWVYAQSMSNYGGAFAIGSPSSGESAYIGYVTTAQTGTSNSIGGGLYGTNLGSGITSGGWHFVTLTFGGGTAGSLIVYVDGVQKVSTTATPAITGSSMLIGAIQTNGYFFNGSVADVQLYSSALSSAQVQQLYLNNSVQGVTPVDYWPLGAGMNGLLNETSDIVHGNTGYLYGNGAACTNSQVVNGQCGPSYTPP, from the coding sequence ATGGCACTGAAACGCAGGCATTCGTTGTTCGTCGGCAGGAAGGGCATACTGTTGACGCTCTTCACCATAGTGCTATTCGTGCTCATGCTGAGCGAGCTCGTCACCTACGTCGTGCTGAACATAAACTACAGCAATCTCGAAACGCAGGTAAGCAGCGCAACAGGTACTAGCAGCATAGTGCAGAACGTTAACGCTAGCTTGGCAACTTTCCTGCACTCTTCGCTGAGCGGAGCGCTTGCCGGGCTTACGTACTACGAGTCTACGCCTTCTGTAAGGAAGGACTCGTTCATCAACAACACTGCAGCTGCCTTGGCAACGGTAATGAATACTGGCTCTTACAATAGCTACAGCCTTTCTAGCTACGAGGGAACAACGCTCAGCCAGTACATAGCAATGCTGGTAAAGCAGGCGGCAGGTCAGGGCGCTTCGGTAAGCATAACGAACGGCACGCTGAGCGTGTTCCAGAGCGGCGCGTTCACTATAGGCGCGTCATATACCGCATTGCTTACGATAAACCAGAGCAATACAGTATCAAGCTACTTTATCGACGCACAGGCCAATGTCTCGACGGGTTTCGGACAATACCTGCTCGCTGCAGAACAAGGCAGCTACAGCATGCTAGTGCCTGGAACCACAAGCCCGAACGCAACTGTTGTAGGCAATATATATGCGAAGGCTGGCAGCACCTCACCGTACATGTTTGCATACGGGACAGTGGTCTACTATCCAGGAAAGCCGAACTGCAGCTCGATAGCTTCAGGCTATAAGAACAACAACTTCATACTTGCTACACCTAACGCTACAAATATAGGGCAGAACGTCTGCGGCATGGCTGGCCTCGTGACCGACACGATAAACGCAAGCACGCCGCTTGTGCCCTATCTGCTCTACGCGAACTCTTCAATAATGAGCTACCTGCAGGGTTCGCTTAGCCTGCTGCTTGCAGGCCAGAGGCTCGCGCTCCTCAACACGACACCGTTGCAGCAGGCGGTGCAGTCGGGCTACGCCTATGCGTCGCCCTACATGCCCTCGTACCTGCAGAGGTCGCAGAATGATCTTTTCGGCTCATCGTCCAACGGCTTCTACACCTTCTCGACGCTGAATACAAAGGCGGCGCAGTTCAACGGCGCGAGCAGCTACATTGAAGCACCAAGCAATATACCTGCCAATTCGCCATTCACTATTTCGGCTTGGGTCTTCCTGCTTCAAGGTGCAGGCGCCTATCCAATGATTGTTGATGAACAATCCGGTCAGACGTTGTTTTTTGGAGTAAATATAGGACAAGGATATAATGGTTTGAATGTGTGGCTAGGCTCTGGAATACAGACGTTCAACAGCAATCCGTTCGCAAAGGATGCATGGCAGTATGTTACATTGACTTACAATGGAAGCGTCGCAAAAGTCTACGATGATGGAGTGTTTCTTTCCAATACTGTTTCTACTGCATCTGTGGGTTTTAATGGAATTTACATAGGCAACGGCACACGGGGTAGCAACAGTTTCTGGGATGGTTCAATAGCTGATGTGCAGGTCTACAATGCAGCACTGCAACCTGCGCAGATAGCACAGCTTTACCATGAAGGTATATCTGGCACCCCTGCAAGTAATTCGGTTTTGACAGGATGGTGGCCTCTCGGCGGCAACGCGACAGACTTCAGCGGGCAGAGCAACAATGGAGTAGCCACAAATGTTATTTATGCTGCCCCGGGCGGATATACATTCGACTCGCTCTCAAGCCACGTGCCCGGTATACCGACGAGCAAAGCAGCGCAGTTCAATGGGGCGAGCAGCATCAGCACACCTTTGCCATCAAACGGCGTTACAGGTACAACCATCTCCGCTTGGTTCTCAACACCCATCGAGACCACTGGGCAGGTGATAGCGCTGTTAGGCAGCAATGGAGGTACCAATGGATATGGTATATACACCGGAGGCACCAACACAGGCTGCCCGGCCGGGCAGTTCGCAATACTTGAGTCAGGTGTTAGGTGGATATGCACCTTATACCCCTTTAGCACCAATAAACTGTACAATACAGTTTTAGTCTCCACCGCAAGCGGCACCAGCAATGTGATTTACACATTGTATGCCAATGGTAATGTAGCTTATACCTCACCACCTGAATCTTTGCCGGTCACTCCAACCGGTAACCTCCTTATGGGAAACGATACTGCTGGCCGCACCTATAATGGCACTTTGGCAGATGTCCAAGTCTATAACACGGGTTTAAGTGTCGCACAGGTTTCGCAGCTTTACCAAGACGGCATAAATGGTGGTCCCATAAGCAACGCCGGGCTTGTTGGATGGTGGCCGCTAAGCGGCAACGCCAATGACTATTCTGGCAAGGGCAACAACGGCATCCCGACCAACGTCATATACAGCCCGCTGCCGAACAGCCCCACCGCAAACCTTGTCGAGGGTGTGCTGAACTGCGGTAGCCTGAACCAGTGCAGCAACACCACCCTGCAGCACCTCTACCTAAATCCGTTGCCGCTGGAGCATGCCGGCAGGGGCTTCATGAACGAGACCACAGCGCTCGACATGATTGGGGCTGCGCTGCCTGACGCGATGAGCTTCAATGGGGTGAGCGACTACGTGGGCGCATCAGGAAATCCGATTTCTGGTAGCGGCGCCTTTACTTTATCTGCTTGGGTCTATGCGCAATCTATGTCCAACTATGGCGGTGCGTTCGCCATCGGATCCCCATCTAGCGGGGAATCTGCTTATATCGGCTATGTGACAACAGCCCAGACAGGCACAAGCAACTCGATAGGCGGCGGGCTTTATGGGACCAACTTAGGCAGTGGAATTACGAGCGGGGGATGGCATTTCGTGACTCTTACGTTTGGAGGAGGCACGGCCGGCAGCCTCATAGTATACGTTGACGGCGTACAGAAGGTAAGCACAACAGCCACGCCTGCGATAACAGGCAGCTCGATGCTTATCGGTGCAATCCAGACGAACGGATATTTCTTCAACGGCAGTGTCGCAGACGTCCAGCTCTACAGCTCGGCGCTTAGTTCAGCGCAGGTGCAGCAGCTGTATCTCAACAACAGCGTGCAAGGTGTAACCCCGGTTGATTACTGGCCGCTCGGCGCTGGAATGAACGGGCTGCTGAACGAGACGTCTGACATAGTGCATGGAAACACAGGATATCTTTATGGCAACGGCGCCGCATGCACAAACAGCCAGGTGGTGAACGGGCAGTGCGGACCTAGCTATACTCCGCCGTGA
- a CDS encoding type II/IV secretion system ATPase subunit, with protein MAEQPDQTAADPVLAEYDLNAHGMNVHVRIHSPPLEFVPVYDVTFTGVSNATRLLLLSFRRELVSMVPIDPTRIENQSYVDTLNGRYVQSSGVLIDKYLPGTSADTKALLTAYILNMMLGLGDLEVPLADDNLEEVAVNGSSSPIWVFHKAIGWCKTNMKPSSEDFIYDQAEQIGRRIGRELNNLSPLMDAELVDGSRVNATLFPISQFGNTITIRKFAKNPWTMPALIKNGTISLEEAALMWLCIQNEVSMLISGGTASGKTSFLNAASIFFPPSRRVVSVEETRELTLPDSLQWVSMSTRQPNPEGKGEVTLYDLMINALRQRPDIMLVGEVRIAKDAETFFEAIHTGHAVYGTVHADNAEDTVVRMINPPINTPKVQMNSLGAIVSLFRHRGKGIRRTLEFGEMLSSGDINVLYRWNMRDDTFPRIGDMTRLAEILSLYGGLSKQDIETEIKERSMILDWMVRNNVIGVNDSGFVIANYYKNKNKVIDVARSNVPFSRDVL; from the coding sequence ATGGCGGAGCAACCTGACCAGACAGCTGCAGATCCGGTGCTGGCCGAGTACGACCTGAATGCGCACGGAATGAACGTGCACGTCAGGATACACAGCCCACCTTTGGAATTCGTGCCGGTATACGATGTTACATTCACGGGCGTGAGCAACGCGACGCGCCTGCTGCTGCTCTCGTTCAGGAGAGAGCTCGTCTCCATGGTGCCGATTGACCCGACCAGAATAGAGAACCAGAGCTATGTAGACACGCTCAATGGAAGGTACGTGCAGTCCAGCGGAGTTCTGATAGACAAGTACCTGCCCGGTACCTCTGCTGACACCAAAGCGCTGCTCACCGCATACATACTGAACATGATGCTGGGCTTGGGCGACCTGGAGGTGCCGTTGGCTGACGACAACCTCGAGGAAGTTGCAGTTAACGGCTCAAGCAGCCCCATATGGGTCTTCCACAAGGCCATCGGATGGTGCAAGACCAACATGAAGCCTTCAAGCGAGGACTTCATATACGACCAGGCCGAGCAGATCGGGCGCAGGATAGGCCGCGAGCTGAACAACCTATCACCGCTCATGGACGCGGAGCTGGTCGACGGCTCGAGGGTCAACGCCACGCTTTTCCCGATATCGCAGTTCGGCAACACGATAACGATCAGGAAGTTCGCCAAGAACCCCTGGACGATGCCTGCCCTAATAAAGAACGGCACCATAAGCCTCGAAGAAGCGGCGCTCATGTGGCTGTGCATACAGAACGAGGTCAGCATGCTCATATCAGGCGGCACAGCGTCCGGCAAGACGAGCTTCCTCAACGCGGCTAGCATATTCTTCCCGCCATCGAGGAGAGTAGTTTCTGTAGAAGAAACGAGGGAGCTTACCCTCCCGGACTCGCTGCAGTGGGTGTCGATGTCTACGCGCCAGCCTAACCCCGAGGGCAAGGGCGAGGTAACGCTATACGACCTTATGATAAATGCGTTGAGGCAGAGGCCCGACATAATGCTTGTAGGAGAGGTAAGAATAGCGAAGGACGCAGAGACGTTCTTCGAGGCCATCCACACAGGCCATGCCGTGTACGGCACTGTGCACGCCGACAATGCCGAAGATACAGTGGTAAGGATGATAAACCCGCCTATCAACACGCCAAAGGTGCAGATGAACTCGCTCGGCGCGATAGTGAGCCTGTTCAGGCACAGGGGCAAGGGGATAAGGCGCACCCTCGAGTTCGGCGAGATGCTGAGCTCAGGCGACATAAACGTGCTGTACAGGTGGAACATGCGCGACGACACTTTCCCGCGAATAGGGGATATGACAAGGCTGGCTGAGATACTCTCGCTCTACGGCGGGCTCTCTAAGCAGGACATAGAGACAGAAATAAAGGAGCGCTCCATGATACTGGACTGGATGGTCAGAAACAACGTTATTGGCGTGAACGACTCAGGTTTCGTGATCGCCAACTACTACAAGAACAAGAACAAGGTGATAGACGTGGCGAGGAGCAATGTTCCGTTCTCGAGGGACGTACTGTGA
- a CDS encoding LamG domain-containing protein encodes MKGFIFTVDAIFSLIVATAAVSILLYMQFSAPQSFQAPSTLAQGLLQSMLRTTFGQVAQGGSITEVQAGYSPAVPFGYANFLQAPAGYIKAVTTPQYTNNITVSFWVYPTNNSLWGASGNYWENALSGSKGCGDSYYFYLEAGASPPTELWGIKNTGGSNFQNSPGAHLIPNQWQQLIGAYNGTYLIVYLNGKRIGSPMAATGSILYNGTTISGTNPTSSSGCNPISGGIADVQVYGYALGANAANALYAEGIDGSPLNSYDLLGWWPLDGNANDYAGTVNGQTTYTTFVQTGTTQLWGYNFTSNESMLHALSELYLNNQSAVADMLFKNLYNTSDSAIFINNEYAPAMDIAQFNGASSYVQVNNTPDLSVGTQLTFYAWLNPSSLSGCGSQGCIIFNKENSYEWALSSTGQLCWALNTTSPRWTWICPSLYVPADKWSQVALTYNGSAVIAYLNTAKATPYPATGGVGNTGLALRIGARGAPGTANSLFTGEIADVQIYNSSLSATQISQLYQQGIAAIPVSNAKLIGWWPLDGNANDYSGNGNEGTSISVQYTQQGPMPPGLQNAYSVSKASAPMLLNAGGTSKLYNVSVVVWH; translated from the coding sequence ATGAAAGGTTTCATATTCACGGTCGATGCTATTTTTTCGCTTATAGTGGCAACTGCAGCTGTATCTATACTGCTTTACATGCAGTTCAGCGCACCGCAGAGCTTTCAGGCGCCGTCGACGCTTGCGCAGGGACTTCTCCAGAGCATGCTGCGCACCACTTTCGGGCAGGTGGCGCAGGGAGGTAGCATTACCGAGGTGCAGGCAGGATACAGTCCGGCCGTGCCTTTCGGTTACGCAAACTTCCTGCAGGCTCCTGCTGGCTACATAAAGGCCGTCACAACCCCGCAGTACACCAACAATATAACTGTGTCATTCTGGGTATACCCAACCAATAACAGCCTATGGGGAGCGTCTGGAAACTATTGGGAGAACGCACTTTCAGGGAGCAAGGGATGCGGCGACAGCTACTATTTCTACCTAGAGGCGGGGGCCAGCCCACCGACCGAATTGTGGGGTATAAAGAACACAGGAGGCAGCAACTTCCAAAATTCTCCTGGCGCACATCTTATACCAAATCAATGGCAGCAGCTTATAGGAGCATACAATGGTACCTACCTTATAGTCTATCTTAATGGCAAAAGGATAGGCAGCCCTATGGCTGCCACAGGGAGCATATTGTACAACGGCACGACAATAAGCGGCACGAATCCTACATCAAGCAGCGGCTGCAACCCTATCTCTGGAGGTATAGCTGATGTACAGGTGTATGGATATGCATTAGGAGCCAACGCGGCCAACGCACTGTATGCCGAGGGCATTGATGGCAGCCCGCTCAACAGCTACGATCTGCTCGGGTGGTGGCCGCTTGACGGCAATGCTAACGATTATGCAGGCACTGTTAACGGCCAAACAACTTACACCACGTTCGTCCAGACCGGAACGACCCAGCTGTGGGGCTACAACTTTACTTCGAACGAGAGCATGCTGCATGCGCTTTCTGAGCTTTACCTGAACAACCAGTCAGCAGTTGCTGACATGCTCTTCAAGAACCTCTACAACACCAGCGATTCGGCGATTTTCATAAACAACGAATATGCGCCCGCAATGGACATCGCGCAGTTCAACGGCGCGAGCAGCTACGTTCAAGTCAACAACACTCCTGATCTTAGCGTAGGGACGCAGCTGACGTTCTACGCCTGGCTCAATCCAAGCAGCTTATCGGGCTGTGGGTCGCAAGGCTGCATCATATTCAACAAGGAAAACTCTTACGAATGGGCGCTTTCATCAACAGGCCAGCTGTGCTGGGCGCTGAACACCACATCTCCAAGATGGACATGGATATGCCCATCGCTGTACGTGCCGGCAGACAAATGGAGTCAGGTTGCGCTGACATACAATGGCAGCGCAGTAATAGCGTACCTCAATACAGCCAAGGCAACACCGTATCCTGCAACTGGGGGGGTTGGCAACACAGGCCTTGCACTCAGAATAGGCGCCCGTGGGGCTCCTGGAACTGCAAACTCATTGTTCACAGGCGAGATAGCTGACGTACAGATATACAACAGCTCGCTGTCAGCCACGCAGATATCGCAGCTCTACCAGCAAGGCATTGCTGCGATTCCGGTAAGCAATGCGAAGCTGATCGGGTGGTGGCCGCTTGACGGCAATGCGAACGATTACAGTGGCAATGGCAATGAAGGCACCTCAATTTCCGTGCAATACACGCAACAGGGTCCTATGCCGCCCGGGCTCCAGAACGCATATTCGGTAAGCAAGGCATCGGCGCCCATGCTATTAAATGCTGGAGGCACAAGTAAGCTTTACAATGTGAGTGTTGTTGTATGGCACTGA
- a CDS encoding site-2 protease family protein produces the protein MQFRENISSMREVREIAIADAVLILAFTLTLSGGVFLASSSSFSKDFIYLLPIVALGVTLSFVLHELMHKFVAQHYGAIAGFRTSPNGLLITLLTGMFGFLLGIPGATVIYASSFTRKENGIVSLAGPLTNFVVFMAFLVAGLALNPAPGSYLASTISFVLFISILLAFFNMLPIFPLDGSKVLAWDRRVYLVTMAVIFVLMIEFTGIPLYDIAFMVIIALFFSLFYRHVL, from the coding sequence ATGCAGTTCAGGGAGAACATTTCATCGATGCGCGAAGTGCGCGAGATCGCCATAGCAGACGCTGTGCTCATACTCGCGTTCACGCTCACGCTGTCCGGCGGTGTTTTCCTTGCTTCAAGCTCTTCATTTTCGAAGGATTTCATATATCTGCTGCCTATCGTGGCTCTCGGCGTCACGCTCAGCTTCGTGCTGCACGAGCTCATGCATAAGTTCGTGGCGCAGCACTATGGCGCAATAGCAGGATTTCGCACCTCGCCCAACGGGCTTCTCATAACATTGCTGACCGGCATGTTCGGCTTCCTTCTGGGCATCCCTGGCGCGACGGTGATATACGCCAGCAGCTTCACCCGCAAGGAAAATGGGATAGTGTCGCTGGCCGGACCCCTGACAAACTTTGTTGTGTTTATGGCCTTTCTTGTCGCAGGCCTCGCGCTCAACCCTGCGCCGGGCAGCTACCTTGCGAGCACAATAAGCTTCGTGCTCTTCATAAGCATACTTCTAGCATTCTTCAACATGCTGCCCATATTCCCGCTTGACGGCAGCAAGGTCCTGGCTTGGGACAGGCGTGTCTATCTAGTGACGATGGCCGTGATATTCGTGCTTATGATAGAGTTCACAGGCATACCCCTCTACGACATAGCGTTCATGGTGATAATCGCGCTATTCTTCTCGCTCTTCTACAGGCATGTCCTGTGA
- a CDS encoding type II secretion system F family protein, with protein MKINFERLVSRNVARYLSRLLDLAGSKMSVQRLLRMVIPSFFVLFIGVSIFLYAIHIGVLASAIIGLIAGLSIILVVYLILNYMIDKRKSAVEQILPDYFQITSANLRSGIALDRSMLLAARPEFTFFSEDVLEMNRKVFGGETFEAALQELGNKYRSIALQHAIKMMIEAQRYGGAMADLMDQLSKDLRNQQIVQKEVSGQLFMYSIFIAFAGLIAAPVLYGLTSQMIVVTNTVWKGILASNPGGLPTTGVSFLKPSPPKISTSFYRDFALVSIALVTGFAALIMSTISSGSTVRGIRLVPAFILIGLAIYFVVGSFIGSLFSSIGGV; from the coding sequence ATGAAGATAAACTTCGAACGATTGGTTTCGCGAAATGTCGCGAGGTACCTCTCACGCCTGCTAGACCTGGCTGGCTCAAAGATGAGCGTTCAGCGCCTTCTCCGCATGGTAATACCAAGCTTCTTCGTGCTGTTCATCGGCGTATCGATATTCCTTTATGCGATACATATAGGCGTACTCGCCTCAGCGATCATCGGCCTGATAGCCGGCCTTTCCATAATACTCGTCGTATACCTGATCCTGAACTACATGATAGACAAGAGGAAGTCCGCGGTCGAGCAAATCCTGCCGGATTACTTCCAGATCACATCCGCCAATCTGCGCAGCGGAATAGCCCTCGACCGCTCCATGCTCCTCGCGGCAAGACCGGAGTTCACGTTCTTCTCGGAAGACGTGCTCGAGATGAACAGGAAGGTATTCGGCGGCGAGACCTTCGAGGCCGCGCTCCAGGAACTGGGCAACAAGTACAGGTCGATAGCGCTGCAGCACGCGATAAAGATGATGATCGAGGCGCAGCGCTACGGCGGCGCTATGGCCGACCTGATGGACCAGCTCTCGAAGGACCTTCGCAACCAGCAGATAGTCCAGAAAGAGGTATCTGGGCAGCTCTTCATGTACAGCATCTTCATAGCCTTCGCAGGGCTCATCGCAGCGCCAGTGCTCTACGGCCTGACGAGCCAGATGATTGTGGTGACGAACACCGTCTGGAAGGGCATACTCGCCTCTAACCCGGGCGGGCTTCCGACTACTGGCGTATCGTTCCTGAAGCCAAGCCCGCCCAAGATAAGCACATCATTCTACCGCGACTTCGCACTCGTCTCAATAGCACTGGTAACTGGCTTCGCTGCCCTGATCATGAGCACGATATCGTCAGGCTCCACCGTGCGGGGCATACGGCTCGTGCCCGCATTCATACTAATTGGCCTGGCCATATACTTTGTGGTAGGGTCGTTTATCGGATCGCTCTTCAGCAGCATAGGCGGCGTGTAA